A region from the Paenarthrobacter aurescens genome encodes:
- a CDS encoding VWA domain-containing protein, which produces MTFAPILPWPLIALAFLTLLGLTAWTLAPRGRNRAQRTWRPAALRSAAVVLLLLAALRPGWSGGQAQTGTADLDVFFVVDTSTSMAAEDYSGTNTRLSGVQEDVMTLAKELAGAKFSLITFDSKATVRMPLTQDATALRTAMATLQPQNSRYAKGSSVTGAAQLLKERLQAAQQQHPGRPALVFYAGDGENTSTEAPAPMDAGNVAGGAVLGYGTGQGGRMKESTTADAGYVRDKTTGTPQDAVSRIDEGQLRSIADQLHVPYAHRTGTAPASDMLSQARPSAITVGTQNGPGRIELYWLLALAAFLLAIHEPLRHFTALQALRPARQKEPS; this is translated from the coding sequence ATGACCTTCGCCCCCATTCTTCCCTGGCCCCTCATTGCCCTCGCCTTTCTCACCTTGCTCGGCCTCACCGCGTGGACCCTTGCACCCCGTGGACGAAACCGGGCACAGCGGACCTGGAGGCCTGCAGCACTGCGCAGTGCCGCCGTCGTCCTCCTGCTCCTCGCCGCCTTGCGGCCCGGCTGGTCAGGAGGCCAGGCCCAAACCGGCACCGCAGACCTGGACGTCTTCTTCGTTGTGGACACCAGCACCAGCATGGCCGCAGAAGATTACAGCGGAACAAACACCCGGCTCTCTGGCGTCCAGGAGGACGTCATGACCCTGGCCAAAGAACTCGCCGGAGCCAAATTCTCGCTCATCACCTTCGACAGCAAAGCCACTGTCCGCATGCCCCTGACCCAGGACGCCACAGCACTGCGGACAGCCATGGCCACCCTCCAACCCCAAAACAGCAGATACGCCAAAGGAAGCAGCGTCACCGGTGCGGCGCAGCTGCTGAAGGAAAGGCTGCAAGCCGCCCAACAGCAACACCCCGGCAGACCCGCCCTGGTCTTCTACGCCGGAGACGGGGAAAACACCAGCACCGAAGCTCCGGCACCCATGGACGCCGGCAACGTGGCCGGGGGAGCGGTGCTCGGCTACGGAACAGGCCAAGGCGGCCGAATGAAGGAAAGCACCACCGCGGACGCCGGCTACGTACGGGACAAAACCACGGGCACGCCACAAGACGCCGTCTCACGCATCGACGAGGGCCAGCTACGCTCCATCGCAGACCAGCTCCACGTCCCCTACGCCCACAGGACAGGCACCGCTCCGGCGTCGGACATGCTCAGCCAAGCCCGCCCCAGCGCCATAACCGTAGGAACCCAAAATGGCCCCGGACGCATAGAGCTGTACTGGCTGCTCGCACTGGCCGCGTTCCTCCTGGCAATCCACGAACCCCTGCGGCACTTCACCGCCCTCCAAGCGCTCAGGCCTGCCAGGCAAAAGGAACCCAGCTGA
- a CDS encoding carbohydrate ABC transporter permease: protein MRIRRFVRLLPVVPSVLLLLAFLMAPVVWSFYASFTDAALSGKAARNPQWVGVDNYVRMFSDDSFPFDAWLTVVFVAASAVVGQNVLGLLIALLMTRSRKAVASWVGTAVVAAWVLPEIVAAFAAYAYFNRDGTLNQILGALGGEGADWLYSFPLLAIILANTWRGTAFSMLVYRAALADVPRDVSEAALMDGARGWQRLTFITLPLIRSSIATNLMLITLQTLAVFTLIWVMTAGGPANASTTLPVLAYQEAFKFGDIGYGTAVASVLILLGMVFGAIYVRLLREQKT, encoded by the coding sequence ATGAGAATTCGCCGCTTTGTGCGGTTGCTCCCGGTAGTTCCGTCCGTTCTTCTGCTGTTGGCGTTCCTGATGGCTCCTGTTGTGTGGTCCTTTTATGCCTCGTTCACGGACGCCGCATTGTCCGGGAAGGCAGCGAGGAATCCACAGTGGGTGGGGGTGGACAATTATGTCCGGATGTTCAGCGATGATTCCTTTCCGTTTGATGCCTGGCTCACGGTGGTGTTCGTCGCCGCCTCGGCCGTGGTGGGCCAGAATGTGTTGGGCTTGCTCATTGCCTTGCTGATGACGCGTTCCCGGAAAGCGGTGGCATCGTGGGTGGGGACTGCTGTTGTTGCGGCCTGGGTGCTTCCGGAGATTGTGGCTGCGTTTGCCGCGTACGCCTACTTCAACAGGGACGGGACGCTGAACCAGATTCTGGGTGCCCTTGGAGGCGAGGGTGCGGACTGGTTGTACTCGTTTCCGTTGCTGGCGATCATCCTGGCCAATACGTGGCGCGGAACTGCCTTCTCCATGTTGGTCTACCGCGCGGCGTTGGCTGACGTCCCCCGGGATGTGTCAGAAGCGGCCCTCATGGATGGTGCGCGGGGGTGGCAGCGGCTCACCTTCATCACCCTTCCTTTGATCCGCAGCAGCATTGCCACCAACCTGATGCTGATTACCCTTCAGACGTTGGCCGTGTTCACCCTCATATGGGTGATGACTGCTGGTGGTCCTGCCAATGCCAGCACTACGTTGCCGGTGTTGGCCTACCAGGAGGCGTTCAAGTTCGGTGATATTGGCTACGGCACGGCTGTGGCGTCGGTGCTGATCCTGCTGGGTATGGTGTTTGGCGCCATTTATGTCCGGCTCCTCAGGGAGCAAAAGACATGA
- a CDS encoding extracellular solute-binding protein, with protein MRRPVIYAPVKFAAALVTVAAVLTAATSCSPTPEAAAGKTLKILYQKTDSFTALDTVMQDAKKEFEASNAGVTVDLQPIQANDDDYGTKLALAQRSADTAPDVFYEDTFKVRSDVDAGYLLKLDPYLEKWDDWDAFNEAAKEAGRADDGGIYAVPLGTDTRAIWYNKTVLQKAGIPVPWQPKTWDEILTAARAMKAADPNVIPFNMYAGKGTGEGTVMQSFYELLYGTDSSLYDTGEKKWVVGSQGFTDSLAFLKTLYEEKLAVSPAEALDANVWKKVFGEWFPQGKLGATVEGSYTPSFWQKGGAYEWAGYEQDMGVAMFPTQKGQDPGGVSMSGGWTLAVGANTRNPELAFSFLTTALNKKNALAYDVSNSQIAVRTDVASEPEYLAANPFVKDVSDLVKVTHYRPATADYPRISMAVQVATESVITGKQSPEEAAAEYDATVRKLVGEDKVLER; from the coding sequence ATGCGCCGCCCAGTGATTTATGCACCGGTGAAGTTCGCCGCCGCACTTGTTACCGTCGCTGCCGTCCTGACGGCAGCGACGTCCTGTTCGCCTACGCCTGAGGCTGCAGCGGGCAAGACCCTGAAGATTCTCTACCAGAAGACCGATTCGTTCACTGCCTTGGACACGGTCATGCAGGATGCCAAAAAGGAATTCGAGGCCTCCAACGCCGGCGTCACTGTGGACCTCCAGCCCATCCAGGCCAATGACGACGATTACGGGACCAAGCTTGCCTTGGCTCAGCGCTCAGCTGACACGGCGCCGGACGTCTTTTATGAGGACACGTTCAAGGTCCGTTCCGACGTCGACGCCGGATACTTGCTGAAGTTGGACCCGTACCTCGAGAAATGGGATGACTGGGACGCGTTCAACGAGGCGGCCAAGGAAGCCGGCCGTGCGGACGACGGCGGAATTTACGCCGTTCCCCTGGGCACCGATACCCGGGCCATTTGGTACAACAAGACTGTTCTGCAGAAAGCTGGCATACCGGTTCCCTGGCAGCCGAAAACCTGGGATGAGATCCTCACTGCCGCCCGTGCCATGAAGGCTGCGGATCCCAATGTCATCCCTTTCAATATGTATGCAGGTAAGGGCACCGGCGAAGGCACGGTCATGCAGAGTTTCTACGAGCTGCTTTACGGCACTGACAGCAGCTTGTATGACACGGGGGAAAAGAAATGGGTGGTGGGGTCCCAAGGGTTCACCGATTCCCTGGCGTTCTTGAAAACCCTTTATGAAGAGAAACTCGCCGTGAGTCCTGCCGAAGCCTTGGATGCCAACGTGTGGAAAAAGGTTTTTGGCGAGTGGTTCCCGCAAGGAAAACTTGGCGCAACCGTGGAGGGTTCCTATACGCCGTCGTTCTGGCAGAAGGGCGGCGCTTACGAGTGGGCCGGCTATGAACAGGACATGGGCGTAGCAATGTTCCCCACGCAGAAGGGACAGGATCCCGGTGGCGTGAGTATGTCCGGGGGCTGGACACTGGCTGTGGGGGCGAACACCAGGAACCCTGAACTGGCTTTCAGCTTCCTCACCACGGCGTTGAACAAAAAGAATGCGCTGGCCTACGACGTCAGTAATTCCCAGATTGCTGTTCGGACCGATGTGGCCTCGGAACCTGAGTACTTGGCGGCCAACCCGTTTGTAAAGGACGTTTCCGATTTGGTGAAGGTGACGCATTACAGGCCTGCGACAGCTGACTACCCGCGGATTTCCATGGCTGTACAGGTAGCTACGGAGTCGGTCATCACGGGTAAGCAAAGTCCTGAGGAAGCAGCGGCTGAATATGATGCCACCGTCCGGAAACTGGTAGGTGAGGACAAGGTCCTGGAGAGATGA
- a CDS encoding LysR family transcriptional regulator encodes MVNLLHLRTLMEVTRLGSFAAAAAQLGYTASAVSQQMAALERDTGVELFQRSARSVVPTEAAVTMTRHASKVLTDVEALMAAASRTNDTPAQELRLGIFPSLATYVLPEILRNERWSGLGIELKVSVAEPAQTIQGLRSGGELDVALVYQVGQSGLAWPHSLERQWIGDDDFRVVLPASWKIREDAEIEAAHLSDMPWIIHHPGTSDALVIERLFASCNLHPRVVAYSDDFHASLEMTAAGLGASLVPELALRNRPAGVVVLDVPDIRLARNVFALLINEKRTAQVQLFTQLLADTLRDTSGKSGLHPLKSAPVKGRKLPR; translated from the coding sequence ATGGTCAACCTTCTCCATCTCCGCACCTTGATGGAGGTCACCCGGCTGGGATCCTTCGCAGCCGCTGCCGCCCAACTCGGTTACACAGCATCGGCAGTCTCCCAACAGATGGCTGCGCTGGAACGCGATACCGGCGTCGAACTCTTCCAACGGTCCGCCCGCAGCGTTGTTCCTACCGAAGCCGCGGTGACCATGACCCGCCACGCTTCCAAGGTGCTTACCGACGTCGAGGCCCTCATGGCGGCAGCTTCGCGGACCAACGACACCCCCGCACAGGAACTGAGGTTGGGCATTTTTCCCAGCCTTGCCACTTATGTTCTGCCGGAGATCCTTCGGAATGAACGATGGAGTGGGCTGGGCATCGAGCTCAAAGTCTCTGTTGCCGAACCGGCGCAAACCATTCAGGGCCTGCGCAGCGGCGGCGAGCTGGATGTGGCGCTGGTCTATCAGGTGGGTCAATCCGGCTTGGCCTGGCCGCACTCCCTGGAACGCCAGTGGATCGGCGATGACGACTTCCGGGTGGTGCTGCCCGCATCATGGAAGATCCGGGAGGACGCCGAGATTGAAGCCGCCCACCTCTCGGACATGCCATGGATCATCCATCACCCCGGCACCAGCGATGCGTTGGTGATCGAACGCCTTTTCGCCAGCTGCAACCTTCACCCCCGCGTGGTGGCTTACAGCGACGACTTCCATGCGAGCTTGGAGATGACGGCCGCCGGGCTGGGGGCCTCGCTGGTACCGGAACTGGCTCTGCGGAACCGGCCGGCCGGCGTCGTGGTCCTTGACGTCCCGGACATCCGACTGGCGCGGAACGTGTTCGCCCTGCTCATCAATGAAAAGCGGACAGCGCAAGTGCAGTTGTTCACACAGCTTCTTGCGGACACCCTCAGGGACACGTCAGGAAAAAGCGGCCTTCACCCCCTGAAATCCGCTCCTGTCAAGGGCCGCAAGCTCCCGAGGTGA
- a CDS encoding DUF58 domain-containing protein produces MPSLLRRVKSRMFIFAHRRTLSLLDGEYGSVFKGRSLDFDELRAYVPGDEVRDIDWKATARHGSPLVKRYVAVRRHAVLLLVDTGRNMAAQAFSGESKRDIAVHAAGVLGYLAARHGDDVGLLHGNATNSWYLPPRSGEEHLERLLREVDASASLEGPVSGIAQQLDYVLRYLKGRLLIVAIADEFLPDSRTENLMRRLRGRHEVLWLTVRDAELAVQAGHEGSTDVRTGQAIPLALAMDGKVQAAYAEAMLEREQQRRAVFHRLGIAEEHTSGSEEVLTSVFALLEKHRSRAITPRPSTVGGSHAG; encoded by the coding sequence GTGCCCAGCCTGCTCCGACGCGTCAAGTCCAGGATGTTCATCTTCGCCCACCGCAGGACGCTGTCATTGCTGGACGGGGAGTACGGTTCGGTCTTCAAAGGCCGCAGCCTGGACTTTGATGAACTCCGCGCCTATGTGCCCGGGGATGAGGTCCGCGACATCGACTGGAAAGCTACGGCACGCCACGGATCCCCCCTGGTCAAGCGATATGTGGCAGTTCGCCGGCACGCTGTCCTTCTCCTGGTGGACACCGGCAGGAACATGGCAGCACAAGCATTCTCCGGTGAGAGCAAAAGGGACATTGCCGTCCATGCCGCCGGTGTGCTGGGTTATCTTGCCGCCAGGCACGGTGACGATGTGGGCCTCCTGCACGGCAACGCCACCAACTCCTGGTACCTGCCCCCCCGCAGCGGTGAAGAACATCTGGAGAGGCTGCTGCGCGAAGTGGATGCGAGCGCATCCCTTGAGGGTCCGGTCAGTGGCATCGCCCAACAGCTGGACTACGTGTTGAGATACCTCAAAGGGCGTTTGCTCATTGTTGCCATTGCCGATGAGTTCCTCCCCGATTCCCGCACCGAAAACCTCATGCGGAGGTTGCGCGGCCGGCACGAGGTCCTGTGGCTGACCGTGCGCGACGCCGAACTCGCAGTTCAGGCGGGCCACGAGGGCAGCACGGACGTCCGGACAGGGCAGGCAATACCCCTGGCGCTGGCCATGGATGGGAAAGTACAGGCTGCCTACGCTGAGGCAATGCTGGAACGGGAACAACAGCGGCGGGCGGTATTCCACCGCCTCGGAATTGCCGAGGAACACACAAGCGGCAGTGAAGAGGTCCTGACGTCAGTCTTCGCCCTGCTCGAAAAGCACCGGTCCCGGGCCATCACGCCAAGGCCGTCAACCGTGGGTGGCAGCCATGCAGGATGA
- a CDS encoding carbohydrate ABC transporter permease produces MTTRAKLGANIALVVIGVCFVAPLLWLLLAAVDPQAGYQTKVPVAPSLENFRAVMTPELLFQPLANSLMLSAGTAVVNVLAAVLAAYPLSRYQSRFNKPFMYTVLFGTSLPVTAIMVPVYGLFVQLQFLDSMAATVFFMATTTLPMAIWMTKNFMDSVPLELEEAAWVDGASAMAALRTVVLPLMRQGLGVVFIFVFIQAWGNFFVPFILLLSTGKQPAAVSIFSFFGQHGAIAYGQLAAFSILYSVPVLVLYALVSRGMGNSFALSGAMKG; encoded by the coding sequence ATGACTACAAGGGCGAAGCTGGGTGCCAACATCGCTTTGGTGGTGATAGGGGTGTGCTTTGTTGCGCCTTTGCTGTGGTTGCTGTTGGCTGCCGTGGATCCCCAAGCCGGTTATCAGACGAAGGTTCCGGTGGCGCCCTCCCTGGAGAATTTCCGTGCTGTGATGACTCCCGAGTTGTTGTTCCAGCCCTTGGCCAACAGTTTGATGTTGTCGGCGGGTACGGCCGTGGTCAACGTCCTGGCTGCCGTGCTTGCGGCCTACCCGTTGTCCAGGTATCAGTCGCGGTTCAATAAGCCGTTCATGTATACGGTGCTGTTTGGGACCTCGTTGCCGGTGACGGCCATCATGGTGCCGGTCTACGGTTTGTTTGTGCAGTTGCAGTTTTTGGATTCCATGGCGGCCACTGTCTTTTTCATGGCTACTACCACTTTGCCCATGGCGATATGGATGACCAAGAACTTCATGGACTCGGTCCCTCTTGAGCTGGAGGAAGCGGCGTGGGTGGACGGGGCATCTGCCATGGCGGCGCTGAGGACAGTGGTGTTGCCGCTGATGAGGCAGGGCTTGGGGGTGGTGTTCATCTTTGTTTTCATCCAGGCGTGGGGGAACTTCTTTGTTCCTTTTATCCTGTTGCTGTCCACCGGCAAGCAACCAGCGGCGGTGTCCATTTTCAGTTTCTTCGGCCAGCACGGGGCAATCGCCTACGGCCAGCTGGCCGCGTTCTCCATCCTGTATTCGGTGCCCGTCCTGGTGCTTTATGCGCTGGTATCCCGTGGCATGGGGAATTCGTTTGCCCTCTCCGGGGCCATGAAGGGCTAG
- a CDS encoding VWA domain-containing protein gives MELSYWWMLPLAAAAVSIAALTYRRRRTPQTRPIAHGERLTGLPEYQQALRRHRARLILAVALGAVFLAATATAAARPIHRTTEQPEIRNRDIVLCLDVSGSMTSTDAAVTAVFEDLARKFDGERIGMVIFDSSSVQLFPLTDDYQFAAEQLAQAKEALNSGSGSFFDGTWNGEGSSLIGDGLASCVQSFPGTEPGERSRSVVLATDNFLSGEPIFTLEQAAALAADKKVKIHALNPGDMDYGGQTDQPGALLKSAAERTGGTYFTLDSPDAVPGIVQEVQDTEATSYLAAPQAVVSDAPDWPLGVALLAGTGMLLLGWRLEP, from the coding sequence ATGGAACTGAGCTACTGGTGGATGCTTCCCCTGGCCGCAGCAGCGGTTAGCATCGCCGCCCTGACTTACCGCCGTCGTCGAACCCCACAGACCAGGCCCATTGCCCACGGTGAGAGGCTCACCGGCCTCCCCGAATACCAGCAGGCCCTCCGCCGGCACCGCGCCCGCTTGATCCTGGCCGTGGCGCTGGGCGCGGTGTTCCTCGCCGCCACCGCCACAGCCGCTGCAAGACCAATCCACCGCACAACCGAGCAACCGGAAATCAGGAACAGGGACATTGTGCTGTGCCTTGATGTGTCCGGCTCCATGACCAGCACAGATGCCGCCGTCACAGCAGTCTTCGAAGACCTCGCCAGGAAATTCGACGGCGAAAGAATCGGGATGGTCATCTTCGACAGCAGCAGCGTACAACTCTTCCCGCTCACCGATGACTACCAGTTCGCCGCCGAACAGCTCGCCCAAGCCAAGGAAGCCCTAAACAGCGGATCAGGGTCCTTCTTTGACGGCACCTGGAACGGTGAGGGCTCCTCACTCATAGGCGACGGGCTGGCCTCCTGCGTACAAAGTTTCCCCGGCACTGAGCCAGGGGAGCGCTCGCGGTCCGTGGTGCTGGCCACGGACAACTTCCTCTCCGGAGAGCCCATCTTCACCCTGGAGCAAGCCGCAGCCCTGGCGGCCGACAAAAAGGTAAAGATTCACGCCCTCAACCCAGGGGACATGGACTACGGGGGGCAAACGGACCAGCCCGGCGCCCTGCTCAAGTCAGCCGCAGAACGAACCGGCGGCACCTACTTCACCTTGGACAGCCCGGACGCCGTACCGGGCATCGTCCAGGAGGTCCAGGACACCGAAGCCACAAGCTACCTCGCAGCGCCACAGGCAGTGGTCTCCGACGCCCCGGACTGGCCATTGGGTGTTGCCCTGCTGGCCGGCACAGGGATGCTGCTGCTCGGATGGCGGCTGGAACCATGA
- a CDS encoding ROK family transcriptional regulator translates to MGDFNLTVILEAIRRSSGGLSRVELAQIVGLSPQTISNISRRLLDQQLIVEAGKEGSGPGKPRTILRLNPAGMYAVGVHLDPAVITFVVLDLLGEVVKHSRMATPAGDPAGVITSIAEQINILIEDSGVDASKIAGLGVAVPGPIDLDEGSVVEPPLLTRWNRVRIREALAEATGMETLVDKDVTSAAVAETWAGGASGAGSFVFMYMGTGIGCGIVLNDEVVRGTSGNAGEIGHIVVDPNGPQCDCGLYGCVKSSCIPQALVAEAEAAGVLEGHRGGADGPEVQERYAQLCDAADAGDSKAIAILDKSATLVARAVSIVTNTLDVERVVFGGPFWGRMSPYFMERVPEVLDKNNAARMIHDLEVVGSGVGEDVGAIGAACLVLEHMLAPRAQRLLLEG, encoded by the coding sequence ATGGGGGACTTCAATCTAACCGTCATTCTGGAGGCGATCCGCCGCTCTTCCGGTGGGCTCAGCCGCGTTGAGTTGGCCCAGATCGTTGGGCTGTCCCCGCAGACGATTTCGAACATTTCCAGGCGCCTGCTGGATCAGCAACTGATTGTGGAGGCAGGAAAGGAAGGCTCAGGGCCCGGGAAGCCCAGAACCATCCTGCGCCTGAACCCGGCCGGCATGTACGCTGTGGGCGTTCACCTGGACCCGGCAGTCATCACCTTCGTTGTCCTGGACCTGCTGGGCGAGGTGGTCAAGCATTCGCGGATGGCCACTCCCGCCGGTGATCCTGCCGGGGTGATTACCAGCATCGCCGAACAGATCAACATCCTGATCGAGGACTCGGGGGTGGACGCCTCCAAGATCGCCGGCCTGGGCGTAGCCGTGCCCGGTCCGATCGACCTCGATGAAGGTTCTGTAGTGGAGCCGCCGCTGCTGACACGCTGGAACCGCGTGCGCATCAGGGAGGCCCTGGCTGAAGCCACCGGCATGGAAACGCTGGTGGATAAAGATGTGACCAGTGCCGCTGTTGCCGAGACGTGGGCTGGCGGTGCCAGCGGTGCTGGCAGCTTCGTGTTCATGTACATGGGTACCGGCATCGGTTGTGGCATTGTCCTCAATGATGAAGTAGTCCGCGGGACCTCGGGCAACGCCGGGGAAATCGGCCACATTGTGGTGGACCCCAATGGTCCCCAATGTGACTGTGGGTTGTATGGCTGCGTGAAGTCTTCATGCATCCCGCAGGCGCTCGTGGCAGAAGCCGAAGCCGCCGGTGTCCTGGAAGGGCACAGGGGAGGGGCGGACGGCCCGGAGGTTCAGGAACGGTACGCCCAGTTGTGCGACGCCGCCGACGCCGGAGACAGCAAGGCAATTGCGATTCTGGACAAGTCCGCAACCTTGGTGGCCCGTGCCGTTTCCATAGTGACCAACACCCTTGACGTTGAACGCGTGGTCTTCGGAGGCCCGTTCTGGGGGCGGATGTCGCCGTACTTCATGGAGCGTGTGCCTGAGGTGTTGGATAAGAACAACGCGGCCCGCATGATCCACGATCTCGAAGTTGTGGGTTCCGGCGTGGGTGAAGATGTTGGCGCCATTGGTGCTGCCTGCTTGGTCTTGGAGCACATGTTGGCACCACGGGCGCAAAGGCTCCTGCTGGAAGGCTAG
- a CDS encoding MoxR family ATPase, protein MQQLTAMAGIDAPDMARAQQLVGSIVRSFENKVVGQARLRETLVIGLLTGGHVLLESVPGLAKTTAAQAIAESVSAEFRRIQCTPDLLPSDIAGTQIFDAAKGTFVTQLGPVHANIVLLDEINRSSAKTQSAMLEAMQERQTSIGGESYPLPQPFLVLATQNPIEQEGTYRLPEAQMDRFMLKDVLDYPSPAEEAEVIRRIDAGVFSPDQKPPAAASLDAVVQVQELVRRVYIDPAIVRYIVGLAYVTRNASQYLEPRLANVVEFGASPRASIAFSQAARAMALLKGRDHVIPEDVKNLAHRILRHRIILGFDAVVEGISVETVIDAVLASVQTP, encoded by the coding sequence GTGCAACAGCTCACAGCCATGGCCGGAATCGATGCACCCGATATGGCCCGTGCCCAGCAACTCGTGGGGAGCATTGTCCGGAGCTTCGAAAACAAAGTAGTAGGCCAGGCCAGGCTTCGTGAGACGTTGGTCATTGGGCTGCTGACCGGCGGCCATGTGCTGTTGGAAAGTGTGCCTGGCTTGGCAAAAACCACAGCTGCCCAAGCCATAGCGGAATCGGTGAGTGCGGAGTTCCGCCGCATACAGTGCACGCCGGACCTGCTGCCCAGCGACATCGCGGGTACGCAGATCTTTGACGCCGCCAAGGGTACCTTTGTCACGCAGCTGGGGCCTGTTCACGCCAACATTGTGTTGTTGGATGAGATCAACCGCTCCAGTGCCAAAACGCAAAGTGCCATGCTTGAGGCGATGCAGGAGCGTCAGACGTCCATAGGGGGCGAGTCCTACCCCCTGCCGCAGCCTTTCCTGGTGCTCGCTACCCAAAATCCCATTGAGCAGGAAGGGACGTATCGTCTTCCCGAAGCACAAATGGACAGGTTCATGCTCAAGGATGTCCTGGACTATCCGAGTCCGGCGGAGGAAGCGGAAGTTATTCGCCGGATTGATGCCGGCGTCTTCAGCCCGGACCAGAAGCCTCCGGCCGCCGCGTCCCTTGACGCGGTAGTCCAAGTTCAGGAACTCGTGCGCCGGGTCTACATTGATCCGGCGATCGTCAGGTACATTGTGGGGCTCGCCTACGTCACCCGTAACGCTTCACAGTACTTGGAGCCGCGGCTGGCCAACGTGGTGGAATTCGGGGCCAGCCCGCGGGCAAGCATAGCTTTCAGCCAGGCAGCCCGGGCCATGGCGTTGCTCAAAGGGCGTGACCACGTCATTCCTGAAGACGTCAAGAACCTCGCGCACAGGATCCTGCGGCACCGGATCATTCTGGGATTCGATGCCGTGGTTGAGGGCATCTCCGTGGAAACCGTGATCGATGCCGTGTTGGCGTCCGTGCAGACGCCGTAA
- a CDS encoding DUF2004 domain-containing protein, translating into MGKVASKHFGEIELNHGREHCFVARHELGGNQLELDLNVTAHDHFDEAAMRKVDYRLRFLPELVDQVREMIADELDQDGTNPQQFLHFHSSQLKDEQLESVFGVTDKGQLTNDVFLKALKLGHVAIYPGQPERYFVLDFTLGSHFTDELLVVAADEDGVVDDEILWE; encoded by the coding sequence ATGGGCAAGGTAGCGAGCAAGCATTTTGGGGAGATCGAGCTCAATCACGGGCGTGAACATTGCTTCGTAGCGAGACACGAACTTGGTGGCAACCAGCTTGAACTGGACCTCAACGTCACCGCGCACGACCACTTCGATGAGGCAGCCATGCGCAAGGTGGACTACAGGTTGCGCTTCCTGCCTGAGCTCGTGGACCAAGTACGGGAAATGATCGCCGATGAACTGGATCAGGACGGCACCAATCCCCAACAGTTCCTGCATTTCCACAGCTCACAACTCAAGGACGAGCAACTCGAATCGGTCTTCGGCGTCACCGACAAAGGCCAGCTCACCAATGACGTCTTCCTCAAAGCCCTCAAACTCGGCCACGTGGCCATCTACCCCGGGCAGCCGGAGCGGTACTTCGTGCTGGACTTCACCTTGGGTTCCCACTTCACGGACGAGCTCCTGGTAGTCGCGGCCGACGAAGACGGCGTTGTGGATGACGAGATCCTTTGGGAGTAG